The following coding sequences are from one Microbacterium wangchenii window:
- a CDS encoding helix-turn-helix domain-containing protein yields MAELLPLPRTPRDPEPLWREALGDLLRRIRHARGERLADTAARAGVSPQYLSEVERGLKEPSSEMIAAIAGALDLTLVELTATIAGELRATASVSVGAPGAFVLVA; encoded by the coding sequence ATGGCCGAGCTGCTCCCTCTCCCCCGCACCCCGCGAGACCCCGAGCCACTGTGGCGCGAGGCCCTCGGCGACCTCCTCCGCCGCATCCGCCACGCGCGCGGAGAGCGTCTGGCCGACACCGCCGCCCGCGCCGGCGTCTCCCCGCAGTACCTCTCCGAGGTCGAGCGGGGACTCAAGGAGCCCTCCAGCGAGATGATCGCCGCGATCGCCGGCGCCCTGGACCTGACGCTCGTGGAACTGACCGCGACGATCGCCGGCGAGCTGCGGGCCACCGCATCCGTCTCCGTCGGCGCGCCGGGCGCCTTCGTCCTCGTCGCCTGA
- a CDS encoding Bax inhibitor-1/YccA family membrane protein: MALNNPAFNNPAFQDSRGASTYPGGPAATQYAPPPAAEAAQLDGMYASPPAGARETGRMTVEDTVHKTLALFGVLVVTAVVGWLWTMAGVTPTNPNPSIAPWLIGALGGFVLAMVNIFKKQPSVPLIVAYAAFEGLFVGGISAFFEFIYPGIVFQATLATLSVVGVTLALFASGKIRASAKATKIFLIAMVGYLVFSLINVGLMLFNVPIAGGAFGLRSIEVMGIPLGVIIGLLVVVMAAYSLVLDFDQIQRGVRAGAPRKYAWVGAFGIMVTVVWLYVEILRILAILRGND; encoded by the coding sequence GTGGCCCTCAACAACCCGGCCTTCAACAACCCGGCGTTCCAGGACTCCCGCGGCGCTTCGACGTACCCCGGCGGCCCTGCCGCGACGCAGTACGCGCCGCCGCCGGCCGCCGAAGCCGCGCAGCTGGACGGCATGTACGCCTCGCCGCCCGCCGGCGCGCGCGAGACCGGTCGCATGACGGTGGAGGACACCGTCCACAAGACCCTCGCCCTGTTCGGCGTGCTCGTGGTCACCGCCGTCGTCGGCTGGCTGTGGACGATGGCCGGCGTCACGCCCACCAACCCGAACCCCTCGATCGCCCCGTGGCTGATCGGCGCGCTCGGCGGTTTCGTGCTCGCGATGGTCAACATCTTCAAGAAGCAGCCGTCGGTGCCGCTCATCGTCGCGTACGCGGCGTTCGAGGGTCTGTTCGTCGGTGGCATCTCGGCCTTCTTCGAGTTCATCTACCCGGGCATCGTCTTCCAGGCGACCCTTGCGACCCTCTCGGTCGTGGGTGTGACGCTCGCCCTGTTCGCCAGCGGCAAGATCCGCGCGTCGGCCAAGGCGACGAAGATCTTCCTCATCGCGATGGTCGGCTACCTCGTGTTCAGCCTCATCAACGTGGGTCTGATGCTCTTCAACGTCCCGATCGCCGGCGGCGCCTTCGGCCTCCGCTCGATCGAGGTCATGGGCATCCCGCTGGGCGTCATCATCGGCCTGCTCGTGGTCGTCATGGCCGCCTACTCGCTGGTGCTCGACTTCGACCAGATCCAGCGCGGCGTGCGTGCCGGCGCTCCCCGCAAGTACGCGTGGGTCGGGGCCTTCGGCATCATGGTCACCGTCGTGTGGCTGTACGTCGAGATCCTCCGCATCCTCGCGATCCTGCGCGGCAACGACTGA
- a CDS encoding glycerophosphodiester phosphodiesterase family protein, translating into MTRSSPLVIGHRGAPGYRPEHSRSSYDLALAMGADAVEPDIVVSRDGVLVVRHENEIGSTTDVAQHPEFASRRTTKTIDGERLTGWFTEDFTWEELATLRCRERLPKIRPASASFDGTQPVLRLRDVLDLVRAASLEQGREIGVVLEIKHATYFETLGFDVVGLIAAELDAAGWSRGELPIVFEAFESTVLTRLRERGLPGTYVYLLEAAGSPYDLIAQHGTAAPTYAAQAAPAGLDELIGRVDGISVDKSMILAPRRRPHAPGGGVVGDAKDRGLLVYTWTCRPENAFLLPQFRRRGGAAAFGDYEAEWALIRDSGVDGAFVDHPDLGRRFFDT; encoded by the coding sequence GTGACCCGGTCCTCCCCGCTCGTGATCGGTCACCGCGGTGCGCCGGGATATCGCCCCGAGCACAGCCGCTCCTCGTACGACCTCGCGCTGGCGATGGGGGCGGATGCGGTCGAGCCCGACATCGTCGTCTCCCGCGACGGCGTGCTGGTGGTGCGGCACGAGAACGAGATCGGCTCGACGACGGATGTGGCGCAGCATCCGGAGTTCGCCTCGCGCCGTACGACCAAGACGATCGACGGCGAGCGCCTGACGGGGTGGTTCACCGAGGACTTCACATGGGAGGAGCTGGCGACGCTCCGCTGCCGCGAGCGCCTGCCGAAGATCCGGCCGGCCAGCGCGTCCTTCGACGGGACGCAGCCGGTCCTTCGCCTGCGCGACGTGCTCGATCTCGTGCGCGCGGCCTCCCTCGAGCAGGGCCGGGAGATCGGCGTCGTGCTGGAGATCAAGCACGCGACCTACTTCGAGACGCTCGGTTTCGACGTCGTGGGCCTCATCGCGGCGGAACTGGATGCGGCGGGCTGGTCGCGCGGCGAACTGCCGATCGTGTTCGAGGCCTTCGAATCCACCGTGCTCACGCGGCTCCGGGAGCGTGGCCTGCCCGGAACCTACGTATACCTCCTGGAGGCGGCCGGAAGCCCGTACGACCTCATCGCGCAGCACGGCACGGCAGCGCCCACCTACGCGGCTCAGGCGGCGCCGGCGGGCCTCGACGAACTGATCGGGCGCGTGGACGGGATCAGCGTGGACAAGAGCATGATCCTCGCCCCTCGCCGGCGCCCCCATGCGCCCGGCGGCGGCGTCGTCGGCGACGCGAAGGACCGCGGTCTGCTGGTGTACACGTGGACGTGCCGGCCCGAGAACGCGTTCCTCCTCCCGCAGTTCCGGCGGCGCGGCGGTGCGGCCGCGTTCGGGGACTACGAGGCGGAGTGGGCGCTCATCCGCGACTCCGGCGTCGACGGCGCGTTCGTTGACCACCCCGACCTCGGGCGGCGATTCTTCGACACGTGA
- a CDS encoding ABC transporter ATP-binding protein, with product MSASGGIAVDNVRRSFGRVEAVRDVTLRAEPGRVTGLVGPNGSGKTTLLLLLASLLAPDAGSIRLDGVDPVTEPARARALLGWMPDTLGAWPTLTVRETLVVTGRLYDLPSTAAQERAEVLLGDVGLEHLADSPARVLSRGQKQRLALARALVHDPRILLLDEPASGLDPQARIELRLLLRRLAADGRTILLSSHVLSELEEVVDDAVFLVEGRTVAADRVAQAAGRGRAWRIRLLPPADAAPESPPDADDRARVAAALGRAPEDLSVDRRDVLAPFASDTEAARALQALIGAGLDVTEFAPATGDLEHTFLDLRGGAE from the coding sequence ATGTCAGCGTCCGGGGGGATCGCCGTCGACAACGTCCGGCGGTCGTTCGGCCGCGTCGAGGCGGTGCGCGATGTCACGCTCCGTGCGGAGCCGGGCCGCGTCACGGGGCTGGTCGGACCCAACGGCTCGGGCAAGACCACGCTGCTGCTCCTGCTCGCCTCCCTCCTGGCCCCCGACGCCGGCAGCATCCGCCTCGACGGCGTGGACCCGGTGACCGAACCGGCGCGGGCCCGCGCACTCCTGGGGTGGATGCCCGACACGCTCGGCGCGTGGCCGACCCTGACCGTCCGGGAGACGCTCGTGGTCACCGGCCGCCTGTACGACCTGCCGAGCACGGCCGCCCAGGAGCGGGCCGAGGTGCTGCTGGGCGACGTCGGCCTCGAGCACCTCGCCGATTCGCCGGCCCGGGTGCTCTCGCGCGGACAGAAGCAGCGCCTCGCCCTCGCGCGCGCCCTCGTCCACGACCCGCGCATCCTGCTGCTGGACGAACCCGCATCGGGCCTGGATCCGCAGGCGCGCATCGAACTGCGCCTGCTCCTGCGCCGCCTGGCCGCGGACGGCCGGACGATCCTGCTCTCCAGCCACGTGCTGTCGGAGCTGGAGGAAGTCGTCGATGATGCGGTGTTCCTCGTCGAGGGCCGGACGGTGGCCGCGGACCGGGTGGCGCAGGCCGCCGGGCGCGGCCGGGCATGGCGCATCCGGCTCCTTCCGCCGGCGGATGCTGCGCCGGAGTCCCCGCCCGATGCCGACGACCGCGCGCGCGTGGCGGCGGCGCTCGGGCGCGCGCCCGAAGACCTCTCGGTCGACCGGCGCGACGTGCTGGCCCCGTTCGCCTCCGACACCGAGGCGGCTCGGGCACTGCAGGCCCTCATCGGCGCGGGGTTGGACGTCACCGAGTTCGCGCCGGCCACCGGCGACCTGGAGCATACGTTCCTCGACCTGCGGGGAGGCGCCGAATGA
- a CDS encoding ABC transporter permease yields MNLSRLGALIRLELTQRLRSVAWYVLLGVFALILLIVTGLAVAAAALTAGSGGWLFSLQIFLVLLLVLLVSPTLSGNSVNGDRDAATLAPMQVTLATTGEIVLGKFLAAWIAGLAFLAVALPFLVVATLAGDMEPATIGTSLAILVLEVGVVAGIGVGLSAVIARPLFSVATTYLVVAALTVGTLIAFGLGAVTSSVEVTVTERYYADAGPPCGPGEDPQEYGCVEEPLSGCSSWQSYTREVPRTDHVWWILAANPFVVLADATPTNLSPDGYPQDLFGQISWAVRSAQIAPETDVRTDYCDTAMWQQGGPLPSEQMAGTAPSWFVGLAVQLAITAGLLAWGWQRTRTPARTLPPGTRIA; encoded by the coding sequence ATGAACCTGTCGCGGCTGGGCGCCCTCATCCGCCTCGAGCTGACGCAGCGCCTCCGCTCGGTCGCGTGGTACGTGCTCCTGGGCGTGTTCGCGCTCATCCTGCTGATCGTGACGGGCCTGGCCGTCGCGGCCGCCGCGCTGACGGCCGGCAGCGGCGGATGGCTCTTCTCGCTGCAGATCTTCCTCGTGCTGCTGCTGGTCCTGCTGGTCTCGCCCACCCTCAGCGGCAACAGCGTCAACGGGGACCGGGATGCCGCGACGCTCGCGCCGATGCAGGTGACCCTCGCCACGACGGGGGAGATCGTGCTGGGGAAGTTCCTGGCGGCGTGGATCGCTGGGCTGGCGTTCCTCGCCGTGGCCCTGCCGTTCCTCGTCGTCGCCACCCTCGCCGGCGATATGGAGCCGGCGACCATCGGTACGTCCCTGGCGATCCTCGTCCTGGAAGTGGGTGTCGTGGCGGGCATCGGCGTGGGGCTGAGCGCGGTCATCGCCCGCCCGCTGTTCTCGGTCGCCACCACCTACCTCGTGGTCGCGGCCCTCACGGTGGGCACGCTCATCGCGTTCGGCCTGGGCGCGGTCACCTCCTCCGTGGAGGTGACCGTGACGGAGCGCTACTACGCCGACGCCGGCCCGCCGTGCGGGCCGGGAGAGGACCCGCAGGAGTACGGCTGCGTGGAGGAGCCGCTCAGCGGATGCTCCTCATGGCAGTCCTACACGCGCGAAGTGCCGCGCACCGACCACGTGTGGTGGATCCTCGCGGCGAACCCCTTCGTCGTGCTGGCGGATGCGACGCCGACCAACCTGTCACCGGACGGGTACCCGCAGGACCTGTTCGGCCAGATCTCCTGGGCCGTGCGCTCGGCCCAGATCGCCCCGGAGACCGACGTGCGCACCGATTACTGCGATACGGCGATGTGGCAGCAGGGCGGGCCGCTGCCCAGCGAGCAGATGGCGGGCACGGCGCCGAGCTGGTTCGTGGGGCTCGCCGTCCAGCTCGCGATCACCGCGGGTCTCCTCGCGTGGGGCTGGCAGCGGACGCGAACGCCGGCGCGCACGCTGCCACCGGGCACGCGCATCGCCTGA
- a CDS encoding phytoene desaturase family protein, whose product MTALDAVVVGSGPNGLAAAVTLARAGLSVRVYERADHIGGGSASAELTLPGFVHDICSAVHPLAFESRFFREFGLTRRVDFVVPDASYAQPLDGGTAAVAYRDLERTAQTLGRDGDAYVRLMRPLAERASEVADFTGGALLRVPRHPLAAIVLGLRALEQGTPAWNARFAEDAAPALITGVAAHTILSQPSLAAAAAGMVLATYGHALGWPIPVGGSQAIVDALAADLRAFGGEIVTGHEVRSLAELPPARAVILDVTPDALLRIGGDRLPGRYRAALASFRFGGAVAKVDFALSEPVPWADPAVRTAGTVHVGGTRAEMATAENLVSRGRLSDRPYVLVSQPSVFDETRAPAGAHTLWTYTHVPAGSDADREEAVIGQIERFAPGFRDTILASHSRTAVEVAAANPNYPGGDIAAGAPTMWQLLRRPTLSPDPWRTPARGVYLCSASTSPGPGVHGLAGWRAALSALRHEFGTRAMPDLSPR is encoded by the coding sequence ATGACCGCCCTCGACGCGGTCGTCGTCGGCTCCGGCCCCAACGGGCTCGCCGCCGCCGTGACGCTCGCCCGCGCGGGGCTGTCGGTGCGCGTCTACGAGCGGGCCGATCACATCGGTGGGGGCTCCGCGTCGGCGGAGTTGACCCTGCCGGGGTTCGTCCACGACATCTGCTCGGCGGTGCATCCGCTGGCCTTCGAGTCGCGCTTCTTCCGCGAGTTCGGGCTGACCCGCCGCGTGGACTTCGTCGTGCCCGACGCCTCGTACGCGCAGCCGCTGGACGGCGGCACGGCGGCGGTGGCCTACCGCGACCTCGAACGCACCGCGCAGACCCTCGGCCGCGACGGCGACGCCTATGTGCGCCTCATGCGCCCGCTCGCCGAACGCGCGAGCGAGGTCGCGGACTTCACCGGCGGGGCGCTGCTGCGCGTGCCGCGGCATCCGCTGGCTGCCATCGTCCTCGGCCTCCGCGCGCTCGAGCAGGGCACGCCCGCGTGGAACGCGCGCTTCGCCGAGGACGCCGCGCCCGCGCTCATCACCGGCGTCGCCGCGCACACGATCCTGTCGCAGCCCAGCCTGGCCGCCGCAGCGGCGGGGATGGTGCTGGCCACCTACGGGCACGCCCTCGGGTGGCCGATCCCGGTGGGCGGCAGCCAGGCGATCGTCGATGCGCTCGCAGCGGACCTGCGTGCCTTCGGCGGCGAGATCGTGACCGGCCACGAGGTGCGCTCGCTCGCCGAGCTCCCGCCGGCACGCGCCGTGATCCTGGACGTCACCCCCGACGCACTGCTCCGCATCGGGGGCGACAGGCTGCCGGGGCGCTATCGCGCTGCGCTGGCGTCGTTCCGCTTCGGCGGAGCCGTCGCGAAGGTGGACTTCGCGCTGTCGGAGCCCGTGCCGTGGGCCGACCCGGCCGTCCGCACCGCCGGGACCGTGCACGTCGGGGGCACCCGCGCCGAGATGGCGACAGCGGAGAACCTCGTCAGTCGCGGGCGGCTGAGCGACCGGCCGTACGTGCTCGTCTCCCAGCCGTCGGTGTTCGATGAGACGCGGGCACCCGCCGGCGCCCACACGCTGTGGACCTACACGCACGTGCCGGCCGGGAGCGACGCCGACCGCGAGGAGGCGGTGATCGGTCAGATCGAGCGCTTCGCACCCGGCTTCCGCGACACCATCCTCGCCAGCCATTCGCGCACCGCGGTGGAGGTGGCGGCGGCCAACCCCAACTATCCCGGCGGTGACATCGCCGCGGGGGCGCCCACCATGTGGCAGCTGCTGCGGCGCCCGACCCTCTCCCCCGATCCGTGGCGCACGCCCGCCCGCGGGGTGTACCTGTGCTCGGCGTCGACCAGTCCCGGGCCCGGCGTGCACGGGCTCGCGGGCTGGCGAGCGGCCCTCAGCGCCCTGCGCCACGAGTTCGGCACCCGTGCGATGCCGGACCTGTCGCCGCGGTGA
- a CDS encoding SRPBCC family protein codes for MSRNTRVLRCSPEDVFRVLEDGWLFPAWVVGASRMREVGEDWPHKGSRLHHSFGTWPMLLDDATEVLDYDPPRRFVLKARGWPIGEARVTIHVKPHPDGALVRIQEEAVAGPGALIPAPILDVPLQLRNHETLHRLAYLAEGMAERTADTTAHEEDSSTREDSDAR; via the coding sequence ATGTCTCGGAACACACGAGTACTGCGCTGCAGCCCGGAGGACGTCTTCCGGGTGCTCGAAGACGGCTGGCTCTTCCCCGCATGGGTCGTGGGAGCCTCGCGCATGCGTGAGGTCGGCGAAGACTGGCCGCACAAGGGCAGCCGCCTGCATCACTCCTTCGGCACGTGGCCGATGCTGCTGGACGACGCCACCGAGGTGCTCGACTACGACCCGCCGCGCCGGTTCGTGCTCAAGGCCCGCGGATGGCCGATCGGCGAAGCCCGCGTGACGATCCACGTGAAGCCGCACCCCGACGGCGCGCTCGTGCGCATCCAGGAGGAGGCGGTGGCCGGTCCGGGCGCGCTCATCCCCGCACCGATCCTCGACGTGCCTCTGCAGCTGCGCAATCACGAGACGCTGCACCGGCTGGCCTACCTGGCCGAGGGGATGGCGGAGCGGACCGCGGACACCACCGCCCACGAGGAGGACTCGTCCACGCGCGAGGACTCCGACGCGCGATGA
- a CDS encoding MarR family winged helix-turn-helix transcriptional regulator: MASDSDHDDGAGDAGVGEPSALGRALLRYVEARQASLTQARQELGVNELDARALLFIASHPRARPTSLRQYLGITSAGVTALVDRLEQRGAVRREVDPHDRRVNRLTVTVDLSAEPWSSLTRFDAAFERALAASGAGEAERLATLLEALIDEATG; this comes from the coding sequence ATGGCTTCGGACAGCGACCACGACGATGGAGCGGGTGATGCCGGCGTCGGCGAGCCGTCGGCCCTGGGTCGGGCCCTGCTTCGCTATGTCGAGGCGCGCCAGGCGTCGCTGACCCAGGCACGTCAGGAGCTGGGCGTCAACGAGCTCGACGCGCGGGCGCTGCTGTTCATCGCCAGCCACCCCCGGGCCAGGCCCACCTCGTTGCGGCAGTACCTCGGGATCACCTCCGCCGGCGTCACGGCTCTCGTCGACCGCCTCGAGCAGCGCGGGGCGGTGCGTCGTGAGGTGGACCCCCATGACCGTCGCGTCAACCGGCTCACCGTGACCGTCGACCTGTCCGCCGAGCCCTGGTCCTCGCTCACGCGGTTCGACGCCGCGTTCGAGCGGGCGCTCGCCGCGTCGGGCGCAGGTGAGGCCGAGCGGCTGGCCACCCTCCTCGAGGCGCTCATCGACGAGGCCACCGGCTGA